A window of the Henckelia pumila isolate YLH828 chromosome 3, ASM3356847v2, whole genome shotgun sequence genome harbors these coding sequences:
- the LOC140889627 gene encoding uncharacterized protein — MSKEVEAKVKEEIEKLVKAGFIRPIRYAEWLSNVVPVIKKNGKLRIFIDFRNLNLATLKDVYVMPIDDMLVDSVANNELLSSWMATPGSDESVQEDMEIPVYGIEEQPWILRFDGSSTEGTADTGVIIISPTRTKTDLSFNLDFPCTKNQAEYEALVIGLEVLKDLKAKNVQLIGDSQLVLRQVAGEYKCASLSLTPYFSATSQLADDFEEINFQYVPRKQNWETNELVQIASGLRLSEELIHRLVLIQKKNHTSIIQRGLQVENVNMDVNLARDWREELKKALQFPEKSVPYGLRMKVLNYILVEGDLYIKGKDGLLLQCIGFPEAL, encoded by the exons ATGTCCAAAGAAGTAGAAGCAAAGGTAAAAGAAGAAATAGAAAAATTGGTGAAAGCAGGGTTCATCAGGCCAATCAGATATGCAGAGTGGCTCTCAAATGTGGTTCCTGTGATAAAAAAGAATGGAAAGctgagaatttttattgattttaggAATCTTAATCTGGCTACTCTAAAGGACGTCTATGTGATGCCGATAGATGACATGCTTGTGGATTCGGTGGCCAACAATGAACTATTATCGTCATGGATGGCTACTCCGG GTTCTGACGAGTCAGTACAAGAAGATATGGAAATTCCGGTGTATGGGATCGAAGAACAACCATGGATATTGAGATTTGATGGATCCAGCACTGAAGGAACTGCAGACACAGGAGTAATAATCATATCCCCAACCAGAACAAAAACAGATTTATCCTTCAATTTGGATTTCCCCTGCACCAAAAACCAAGCTGAGTACGAAGCACTGGTGATTGGCTTGGAGGTTCTCAAGGATTTGAAAGCCAAGAACGTGCAACTGATTGGGGATTCACAGTTGGTACTTCGGCAAGTAGCTGGGGAATACAAATGCGCCAGTTTATCATTGACCCCATATTTTTCAGCCACTTCACAGCTGGCTGATGATTTCGAAGAGATCAACTTTCAATATGTACCAAGAAAACAAAATTGGGAAACCAATGAACTAGTCCAGATTGCGTCGGGGTTAAGACTGTCCGAGGAACTCATCCATAGATTGGTGCTTATTCAGAAGAAAAATCACACTTCCATCATACAAAGGGGATTACAGGTAGAAAATGTTAATATGGATGTTAACTTGGCACGAGATTGGAGAGAAGAGCTGAAAAAAGCTTTACAATTCCCTGAAAAATCAGTTCCATACGGGTTGAGGATGAAAGTCCTTAACTATATATTGGTTGAAGGTGATCTATATATAAAAGGAAAGGATGGGTtgctactacaatgcattgGGTTCCCCGAGGCATTGTAA